The following coding sequences are from one Loxodonta africana isolate mLoxAfr1 chromosome 18, mLoxAfr1.hap2, whole genome shotgun sequence window:
- the LOC100655749 gene encoding C-C motif chemokine 3-like, which yields MKVPVAALAILLCIAALCTHVFSTPIGADSPTACCFSYVSRQMKFKSITDYYETNSQCSKPGIIFITKKNQQVCAKPSEAWVQEYITNLELNATRSPVTSVDRL from the exons ATGAAGGTCCCTGTGGCGGCTCTTGCCATCCTCCTCTGCATCGCGGCCCTGTGTACCCACGTCTTCTCTACACCAA TTGGTGCCGACTCCCCAACCGCCTGCTGCTTCTCCTATGTCTCCCGGCAGATGAAATTCAAATCCATAACCGACTATTATGAGACCAACAGTCAGTGCTCCAAGCCCGGCATCAT cttcataaccaaaaaaaaccagcaGGTCTGTGCCAAACCCAGTGAGGCCTGGGTTCAGGAATACATCACCAACCTGGAACTGAATGCTACAAGGAGCCCAGTGACCTCTGTGGACAGACTGTAG
- the LOC100655463 gene encoding C-C motif chemokine 3-like, giving the protein MEIPGASLIILLLAAALCSQTCSASFGADTPTACCFSYTSRQIQRKFVDSYYETSSQCSKPAVVFLTKRGRQVCANPSDAWVQEYVTDLELNF; this is encoded by the exons ATGGAGATCCCAGGGGCTTCCCTCATCATCCTGCTCCTTGCTGCAGCCCTCTGCTCCCAGACCTGCTCTGCCTCAT TTGGTGCTGACACCCCGACTGCCTGCTGCTTCTCCTACACTTCCCGGCAGATTCAGCGCAAATTTGTGGACAGCTATTATGAGACCAGCAGCCAGTGCTCCAAGCCTGCTGTCGT CTTCCTAACAAAAAGGGGCCGGCAGGTCTGTGCCAACCCCAGTGATGCCTGGGTCCAGGAATACGTCACAGACCTGGAGCTGAATTTCTGA
- the LOC111751759 gene encoding C-C motif chemokine 3-like, producing MKVSVAALFILLFNLVLGFQDSSQTNYVYTPSNCCLSYTSRPPPQKVVIAYFKTGSECTKPGVIFFTKKGYHVCANPRSDWVQKYVRDLEQNS from the exons ATGAAGGTCTCCGTGGCTGCCCTCTTCATCCTCCTCTTCAACTTGGTCCTCGGCTTCCAAGACTCCTCTCAAACAA ATTATGTTTACACTCCATCCAACTGCTGCCTCTCCTACACTTCCCGGCCACCACCCCAAAAAGTTGTGATTGCCTATTTTAAAACCGGCAGCGAGTGCACCAAGCCTGGTGTCAT TTTCTTCACCAAAAAGGGTTACCATGTCTGTGCTAATCCCAGGAGCGACTGGGTGCAGAAATATGTCCGGGACCTGGAGCAGAATTCCTGA